The Aquamicrobium sp. DNA segment CCGACACCGCGGAGATAAACTGGGTCACCATCACATAACGCCGTCCAGCGATCTCGAACACTGGATTGAGCCGGCGCGCGGGCAGCGGCGCCGCATTCGGAAGCCTGACGGGCACCACCGCACGGGTGTTCAATTGGAAGAGCGTATCAGCCTGCACGTCCAGAAGGAAATTTTCGCCATCACGATAGAGATCGAACCGAGCCATCAGAACTGGCGATATTTGGCCAGTGGCAGGCCGTGTTCCTCGACCCAGCGATTGGAGCTCTCAATCGCCTCCCGGTTCTCTTCCTTCCAGAGCCGTTCCTTTTCCTTGCGCACCGCTTCGGCGATGCCGGTTTCAGCCGCGCGTGAAATGTTGACCGACAGCGCCTTGGCTTCGCTGAGCAGATCGACGTCGATGGAGAGGTTCGCGGCCTTGCGGACGGCTGGCGCTTCATTGCGCATCGGAAAGCTCTTATTTCTGCGCATCTATTATGCGCAAAAACCGAGCGGATGTCACCCCTCGATCTCCTCGCGCAGCATCTCCAGCTCCAGCCACTCCTCCTCCATGGCGGCGAGCTTTTCGCGCAGCGCATCGAGATCGGCCGCGACCTTGGCGAAGCCCTGCGGGTCGCGGGCGTAGAAGGCCGGATCGGCGATCCTCGCTTCCAGCGCGGCGATCTTACCGTGCGCCTCGTCCATCTGCTTGGGCAGGGTCTCCAGCGCGTATTTCTGCTTGTAGGACAGTTTTCGCGCCGAGGCGGCCGCCGCCGGCTTCGGTTCCGCCTTCGCCTTCTTCTCCGGCCCGTCCCTGCCGCGCCGCGCGCCGCGCTCGTCGAGCCGGGCGCCGCCGCGCTGGGCCAGCATGTCGGAATAGCCGCCGGCATACTCCACCCAGCGCCCGCCCCCGTCCGGCGCGATGGTGCTGGTGACGGTGCGGTCGAGGAAATCGCGGTCGTGGCTGACCAGCAGGACGGTGCCGGCATAGTTCGCGACCAGCTCCTGCAACAGGTCGAGCGTTTCCATGTCGAGGTCGTTGGTCGGCTCGTCGAGCACGAGAAGATTGGCCGGCCGCGCTAGAATCCGCGCCAGCACCAGCCGCGCCCGCTCGCCGCCGGAAAGCTCGCGCACCGGGGTGCGGGCCTGCTCGGGCTTGAACAGGAAATCCTTCATGTAGGAGACGACGTGCTTTTCCTCGCCGTTGACGATCACGCTGTCGCCGCGCCCGTCGGTCAGGTAGTGCGCCAGCGTCTCGCCCGGATCGAGCTCGCGCTTCTGGTCGAGCGCGGCGATCTCGAGATTGGCCCCGAGCCGCACCGTCCCCGAATCGGGCTCGAGCATCCCCGTCAGCATCTTGAGCAGCGTCGTCTTGCCCGCCCCGTTCGGCCCGACGAAGCCGACGCGGTCGCCGCGCTGGATGCGGGCGGAAAACTCCTTCACGACCGCGATGTCGCCATAGCTCTTGGAGATGGCCTTGGCCTCGATGACCAGCCTGCCGGATTCCGGCCCTTCCGAGGCGGTCATCGTCGCCAGCCCTTCCGCGCCCTTGTGGCCGCGGTGGCGCGCGCGCATCGCCTGAAGCTCGCCGAGCCGGCGCATGTTGCGCTTGCGCCGCGCGGTGACGCCGTAGCGCAGCCAGTGCTCCTCGCGCACGATCTGGCGGCCGAGCTTGTGCTGCTCCTTCTCCTCCTCCTCAAGGATCGCGTCGCGCCATTCCTCGAAATGGGCAAAGCCCTTTTCCAGCCGCCGCGTCACGCCACGGTCGAGCCAGACCACGACCCGCGAGATCCGTTCGAGGAAACGGCGGTCGTGCGAGATCACGATCAGCGCCGACTTCGTCCGCTGCAATTCGCCCTCCAGCCATTCGATGGTGGTGAGGTCGAGATGGTTGGTCGGTTCGTCGAGCAGGAGGATGTCGGGCTCGGGCGCCAGCACCCGGGCGAGCGCGGCGCGCCGCGCCTCGCCGCCCGACAGCGTCGCCGGGTCCTCGTCGCCGCTGAGCCCAAGGCTTTCGAGCATGTAGGCGGCGCGATAGGGGTCGTCGGCGGGGCCGAGGCCGGCCTCGACATAGGCGCGCACGGTTCGTGCCCCCTGCCAGTCCGGCTCCTGCGGCAGATAGCGCACGGTCGCGCCCGGCTGGCGGAACACCTCGCCCTCCTGCGGCTCGACCATGCCGGCGGCGATCTTGAGCAGCGTCGACTTGCCCGAGCCGTTGCGTCCGACGAGCGCGATCCGGTCGCCGGCCGAGGCGGAAAGCGCGGCCCCGTCGAGCAGCGCAGCGCCGCCGAATGTCAATCTGATGTCGTCGAGCAGGAGAAGCGGAGGAGCCATGGTCACAATGCGTAATGGGAGGTCGGGCGGGCGACGACGAGGGCGCGGCCTTGCGCAAGGCACGCCGTCAGCGCCCCCCGCACCTCGTTGGAAAGCGTCAGCGACGAGCCGAACGGCACGAAACGGTCCTGAAGCGGCCATTTGGCGCCGGAAAGGGTCAGCCCCGCGAGGTCGGAGAAGGCGAGCACGCTGAACAGCGTGCCATCCTCGAAATCGAATTCGGTCTCGCGCCCGGGCAGGAGCGGCACGCCCTCCTGCACGCCGCTGGTCAGCAGGCAGGAGACGCCGTCGCCGGCAAGGCGCAGCGCGGCGGCGAGATGAAGATAGGCGTGGTCGGCCCGCTCGCCGCCGAACGCGCCGACCAGCACCAGCTCGCGCGCGCCGCGCTTCAGCGCCGCATCGACCGCGATCTCGCCGTCGGTCTGGTCCTTTTCCGGCGGGAAGATCTCCATCGGCACGCCGGCATGGTGGGCGCGCAGCCCCTCCTCGACCGAGTCGAAATCGCCGGTCCACAATTCGGGCGTCACCCCGAGCGCGGCGGCATGGCGCATGCCGGAATCGGCGGCGATCACCCGCGTGCCGGCAAGCTGGCGGGAGAGGCGCGGCGTGACGACGAGGTCGCCGCCGAGGAGAAGCGCGAAGCGGGTCATGGCCCCGCCTCTATCACGGCAGGCCGCCGCAGAGGAAGCGCGCCGGCGGCGGGTTTCCCTCCGCGATCCGTTGCAGCCCCTCGCCAGGGGTGCGAAGCTCGGTCGCAACGTTGAGATGGCGGCCATGAAACCGCCGCCTTGATCGGGAATGCCGCGACAAGCGGAACACTCAGGCATGTCGATGAACTCGGTTTTACCGGACGGATTGCGCGCCGGACTGAACGATCTGGGATCGAGGCTGGAACGGCAATTGCCCATCAGCCGCGAATTCGACGGCATGCTGGACGCGATCAACGCGCTTCCGCCCGCGATCGTCGTGCGAGCCGACAGCGAGATAGCGCACGCCGCGAACCTGCGAAGATGGCGGCGAAAGTATCCGCTCCTGGTCCGCCTTTTTTCGCCCTGCATGGCCGACATCGATCAGCTCGGTCGCGTTTCCGGCCTCGAATTTCTCTTCCTGTTTCACAGGGACGGCCACGTCCGCGAGGCGGCGCTGCGGCGTCTCGACGCTCCGATACCGAGCCCCTTCCTCTTCGCTGCGATCGCGTGGCGCCTGAACGACTGGGCCGCTCCCGTGCGGGAGGCCGCGGCCGAATGCGCGGCGCGCTGTTTCCCGATGACCGCGCCCGCCATCGTTGCGGAGGCCGCGCTGACCCTTCTCGCAAGGGAGAACAGCTGGGGGCGATGGACGGACGAGCGGCATGTGCTGCGCACGGCGTTCGCCCGCCCGGACGTGGCGGATTGCCTGGCGGCAAGCAT contains these protein-coding regions:
- a CDS encoding CcdB family protein, translated to MARFDLYRDGENFLLDVQADTLFQLNTRAVVPVRLPNAAPLPARRLNPVFEIAGRRYVMVTQFISAVSERDLRHKDGNLTDHRDEITAALDFLFQGF
- a CDS encoding type II toxin-antitoxin system CcdA family antitoxin, which translates into the protein MRNEAPAVRKAANLSIDVDLLSEAKALSVNISRAAETGIAEAVRKEKERLWKEENREAIESSNRWVEEHGLPLAKYRQF
- a CDS encoding ABC-F family ATP-binding cassette domain-containing protein, producing MAPPLLLLDDIRLTFGGAALLDGAALSASAGDRIALVGRNGSGKSTLLKIAAGMVEPQEGEVFRQPGATVRYLPQEPDWQGARTVRAYVEAGLGPADDPYRAAYMLESLGLSGDEDPATLSGGEARRAALARVLAPEPDILLLDEPTNHLDLTTIEWLEGELQRTKSALIVISHDRRFLERISRVVVWLDRGVTRRLEKGFAHFEEWRDAILEEEEKEQHKLGRQIVREEHWLRYGVTARRKRNMRRLGELQAMRARHRGHKGAEGLATMTASEGPESGRLVIEAKAISKSYGDIAVVKEFSARIQRGDRVGFVGPNGAGKTTLLKMLTGMLEPDSGTVRLGANLEIAALDQKRELDPGETLAHYLTDGRGDSVIVNGEEKHVVSYMKDFLFKPEQARTPVRELSGGERARLVLARILARPANLLVLDEPTNDLDMETLDLLQELVANYAGTVLLVSHDRDFLDRTVTSTIAPDGGGRWVEYAGGYSDMLAQRGGARLDERGARRGRDGPEKKAKAEPKPAAAASARKLSYKQKYALETLPKQMDEAHGKIAALEARIADPAFYARDPQGFAKVAADLDALREKLAAMEEEWLELEMLREEIEG
- a CDS encoding thiamine diphosphokinase, with protein sequence MTRFALLLGGDLVVTPRLSRQLAGTRVIAADSGMRHAAALGVTPELWTGDFDSVEEGLRAHHAGVPMEIFPPEKDQTDGEIAVDAALKRGARELVLVGAFGGERADHAYLHLAAALRLAGDGVSCLLTSGVQEGVPLLPGRETEFDFEDGTLFSVLAFSDLAGLTLSGAKWPLQDRFVPFGSSLTLSNEVRGALTACLAQGRALVVARPTSHYAL